A segment of the Balaenoptera musculus isolate JJ_BM4_2016_0621 chromosome 9, mBalMus1.pri.v3, whole genome shotgun sequence genome:
TTAGAAGTGTTTTTGCTATAGATCGAAGGTGTGCTAGCTCTTCTTCTGTTTTGGGCTTTACTCTTCAGTGGACCAATGAATAATAGAACTATGATGATAAGATAATCATGATCATGGAAACGATAAAATAAATCTGAGATGTTGGTCATTATTGAGGCATCTGAAGATAACAGCAAACATATACTTGCACAGGTAATCCATTCATTGTGTCCATTCAGATTATCCACATGGGCTACAACACCATGGTTGTTTTTGGGAATTGTCAGGAGTTATAAGGATGACTATAGTTACTTAGGTTGACACCAccttcttctgtttctctgtttattcCTAGAATGCAGACTCAACAGTACCTGCAGCAGCGTCGAAAATTTGCAGCTGCCTTCctggcatttattttcattttagcagCTGTAGATACTGCTgaagcaggaaagaaagagaaaccaggTAAGCAATATGGTTATGAACACAAAACTCTTCATTGATTAGCATCCATCTAATCCAACTacctaatttttgtcttttctccttccctccctccctccttttctttcttcctttcttcccaccttccttccttccaagtaTTTAGAGGAACCTAAGTGACATCCCCTCTGATTCCACCCCCCACTCTAAGTCCTGAAGTATAGGTGGTGATCATTAACTATTGACTGAAATAATAATGATCATATTAACAGCTACAACGTTCAGAAAATTGACCAGCAATCAAGTGTTTTACTTATGTTGACACTCTTCCTTAAAAAGAGTCCTGCAAGCAAGTTTTGTTTTATCTCAtatttacaaaggaggaaactgaagcttagagaggatAAAGCACCTTTTCTGTGTCACTCCCAATGTCATAAGGAGGTTGTGGAGCTGAGAGTCTATTACATCTGTGGTCCACCACATTTAATTTATGCTATTCCATCtataagacagagaaaggaacatTGACATGCATTGAAATGGCTAATCTGACAACTGTTACTTCTcaaagaatattttctcattttttaggTTTAACTGACTTTGATCATCTTctctttttcagaaatgtttgctTCTAAAAGGAGATGTCAGTAAATCActtagcacagtccctggcacatagtaagagttAAATGAATATTAGTTCTAGCTCCTTAGGTCTCTTTCTCCATTCTCTTGGTCATTGGTTGATTCAACCATTCAGCTAACACCTATCGAGTTCCTACTCTTTACTGGACACTGAAGATAGAGGTTAAAAGCACAACCATGCAATTATGGAGCTCAGGAATTAACTTGGTTATATCTAGGAGTTAAAGAGTTTTCTGGACATTGattgtttttccttcctccctttcagaaaagaaagtgaagaagtcCGACTGTGGAGAATGGcagtggagtgtgtgtgtgcccacCAGCGGGGACTGTGGGCTGGGCACACGGGAGGGCACCCGGACCGGAGCTGAGTGTAAACAAACCATGAAGACCCAGAGATGTAAGATCCCCTGCAACTGGAAAAAGCAATTTGGAGGTAAATTCCACCCCTTCTGTCCTATTGATTTAATCTTCCACCCTGAGATAATTCTGTCATTCTTGCATCAAGCATCTTTTGGAGGTTGactctgtttattattttaacaagttTATTTTATCATATGCAAAATAACCAAGCATCTTGCCTAACCCCACGTCCCTCATTTTCAGTTCTACCAGAATTTGGGGCCAGACAGTTTTTGTGTCCTGGagggagggctgtcctgtgcattgtaggatatttaacTGCATCTCTGACTTCTACCCACTAGTTTCTTGTGGCACTCCCCACCTCACCAAATGCAACAACTGAAAATATCTCCAGATGTTGCTGCATGTTTCCTTCCGGTGGGCATGTCAGAATAGTCCCTGACTGAGGCCACTATCTTACCAAAACGGACAGAAAATATGCCCTTGATCCCTCCTAGCAgtgttcccttcccttcttctatTTCTAGATTCCTTTgatctccccttcctcttttcttacttattctcctcctcctccagatcTCTTTCTGTTACTTCCAggccctctctctcttttgttccctccccactctccacaCTGTTTCATAGATTTACTTACCAGATCCAGCAGGGCTGCTATGAGCCacttttcacagattttttctcACTGACTATTGCCAGTTTCATGCTGACCTCATCTCCTTATTTGAGAAGGAATCTTTCACACTTCCAACTTTAAACCCACCATTGAACACCCAAATTGCCTGTTTTTTCACATTCTAGATTCTTTGCCTTTCTCAGCTATAGTGGGACACAACGCCCCAAATATTCTCACTGGTTTACAGAAATGTGCTTTGGCCTATTGATCAATGGAGAAGGATAATGAATATACGCACtatatctttttcattctctaTAACCTTTGGGGTTACAACTTTTTATGAATGGAGGTAAATTCTATAAAGGCATGGTGAAATTCAGATACATTTGATCTTAAATTGTATATGGGTACCCTAAAGGACTACATGCAAAATGTCTTAAAAAGTGTGTCTTAAAGGTCTTAtgcctagaatatataaagagctctcaaaACTAACAATCCAGTtagaaagtgggcaaaagacatgaacaaacaTTTTACTGAAGAGGATATATAGGTGGCAAATAAAcacctgaaaagatgttcaacagctTTTCtccattaggaaaataaaaatgaaaaccaaagagaCATCACTATatactacacacctatcagaatggctaaaattagaaataacatcAATTGCTAgcgaggatgcagagaaactagaTCACTCATACATTGGTGATGGGAAGACAGAATAGTAGAGCCACACTGGAAAAGAGTATGGCAGTTTTTCACAAAACTGAACTTGTGTTTACCATAAAATGCAGTGGTTTCACTCTTAggcatttatcctagagaaatggaaatttatgatcttttaaaaacctatACATGAATGTATAAGCAGCTTTAGTGGTTACCAAAAGTTGGGAATGACCCAGATATCTTTCAactggtgaatggttaaacaaactggggtacatccataccatggaggATTCCTCGACAATGAAAGGAACAGACTATTGATTAatacaacttggatggaccttcAGGAAATTTTGCTGAGCAAAACaagccagtctcaaaagattacatactgtatgattccgtttatataaCATTCGTAAAATGACACAATTACAGAggtggagaacagattagtaaTTGCCAAGGGTTaaggaggtgggaaaggaagaCGGAAGCTAAGTTCTGACTGTAAAAGGATAACCCAAGGGACCCTTGTGTTAGAAGTTGTTTGAATACTAACGGTGGGGGTACTCACTCTTacctacacatgtgataaagtCGCAGAGGACTAAATGTGCACACgtacatatacacaaatcagtgCAGGTGAAACTGGGGACACCTAAATAACGTCTATGGACTGTGTCCTCGTCAATTTCCTGGTGGTGCTATTGGACTATAGCTATGCAGGATATCACCACTGAGGGAAACTGGGTGCAGGGTATATGGGATCTGTCTGTATTATTTCTTGCATGTGAACCTACAATTACCTCACTACAAAAAGTTAACAAAAGTGTCTATTTTCATGGCACTCCAAGAGGAACTCACAGATTTCTGTTTGGTCCTACCCTGCCTCTAGCGGAGTGCAAATACCAGTTCCAGGCCTGGGGAGAATGTGACCTGAACACGGCCTTGAAGACCAGAACTGGAAGCCTGAAGCGAGCCCTCCACAACGCCGACTGTCAGAAGACAGTCACCATCTCCAAGCCCTGTGGCAAACTGACTAAGCCCAAACCTCAAGGTAGGTTCCTGCCTTTGAACCATAATTTTAATCTGAGTGGATTGAGGGACTCAGGCAGGATCTTCAGATGTGCAAACTCAAATTTTCCAGAAGGAAATCTTGGGTGAATTACCTTTAGAAAGGGATTGAAAAAAGCTCATATACTGAGCATCACACAAGTACTTTTCAGCAGGCAGTTGATGAATTCAAATTGAAGTCCTCTGCGCAGCTGGGGGGACAGGAACAGTCTCCGTGCACAGATAAACAACTTAGCAAAACAGGCCAATTAAGACAGCTGCATGGTGACCATATATTTCAAGCCCTAAATCAGGACTACATCCTGACAAGTATGGACAAACTTAGAAAGATCAAGAggctgaaaattaaaaatcaagccTCTCCTAGATTATCAACATATATAGTTTTCATGAAAtcagttaaattattttatatttttcctttttctacctCATAACTTGATAGGTtctgtatttctaatatttttttcagagccTTTATATTTGTTTAGTTAGATTAGCTTACCAACTACATTTATCATGGAATTTCAGAATTATGTAGAGCTCTTTCTATCCATTCCCAGAAAGTCAAACTCTGCTCTCATGTTGGAGAAAGTAAACCAAACCAAATATCATAGCCATGGTTTCATACAAATAGAATCCCAGCTGAGGGAAGACAAAGAGGTGTTAAACTCTTTCATTTCATTGTTGTATGGGCTGAGTTATTTCCcccaaaattcaaatgttgaagtcctaacccacagcacctcagaatgtgactgtatgtgGAGATAGAGGCTTTAAAGAGGAGATTAgagttaaatgaagtcatatgggtgggcctattccaatatgactggcatataagaagaggagattagtaCACAGACGGACACACGAGGAAGACCAtgggaagacacagggagaagacagccatctacaagccaatgagcaaggcctcagaagaaatcagccctgctgacatctcgattttggacttctagcctccagaactgtgagaaaataaattttattatttaagccaCGTACTCTTTGGTTCGGTGTACGTcagccctagcaaatgaataaTACAGTGGGCCTCAGTGAACTCTGCATTAAAATATCTCCTTGGCCTTTGCTCAGTTTTGATTCTAAAATGGTATCAGTATTGGGCTCAGTTTTGATTCTGAAAATTCATACTGGCTAGATTAATTATAAGGAGAAACTcagaaaaatgaacatgaaatccataataaatgaatataagaaTATCCCCAGAAACTGGGGAGGATTGGCTGACTTGCCGCTGATGGTCAGGAAGGACCCCTTTCACAGGCCCCACTCTTTTAGCCTCTGATGAGGTGGTCCATAGAGATGGTTACCTCCAACTTGAGGATGGCTAGAAGCAGGGTGGGCCTGCAGGTGCATGTCTAGGATTCAGGCTGCTCTTTCCAGAGCATGGAAGCCTCTGCCAGTTGTAGTGCATATTTGGAAGGCATGACGTGGGGCTAGGGTCAGTGCACTGAGTTCGTGTGCCAACTGTACAAATGTCACTCATCTGGAGACAACTACACAGATCTAACGGAAATCAGTGGCTTTATCTATTCAGTGAGACAGTCCCCAAACTGGAAGAACTAACAGATACAGTTTTCAAAGTAATTGATTTTTAACCTACTCAGAGAACCAAAATCTTCAGCATAAATATAGagtgggaaaagaaaagggaTTGAAGACGTCTCTATGTTccagtccagtggttctcaacctgggctGCACACACAATTTTCTATGGGAACTTATAAAAGTTCCAGTACCCTAGTATAACCCAGACCAACTAAATCAGCATCAgtcattttgaagattaaaatgtTCTTTAGGAGATTTCAGTATCAACTAAAATTGAGACTTACTGCTCTAGTGTGAAattcatagacacacacacacacacacacacacacacacacacacaagcacacatgcCATCCTTGTTCTCTCCTGTGGTGAGAGAAACTGCAGCTTAATggatggggaggaaaaaaatgggatcGTGATTAAGTAGGTGGTGGATGATGGTGGGGCTGGGTGAATATGGAGAATGTTGAAAAGTTTGGAATATATCGGACAAAATGGGAACGTGATTAAAAAAGACTCCTCAGGATATCTGATAAATACATTAAGTGAGGCTCCTTTTTCATTGGACTGGTGAATAGTTCACCTTTTTACATTTCCCATTTAGTAATATGTAATGAAGGTTAAAAGTCTGATTCAGGCTTGAAAAATAGtggtaaaaatatttcaagtgtgTAGACAGTCTGTAATTTTTTATGTCAAAAATTAAGGTAGATAATTAATTGAAAATGGAATTACCCTGAGGTCTGTATTTCACAACATTACCAGTTATGCATTTCGTAGGTCATTAAAATGTAATCTTCTTTTTGTGCATAACATACCTTTGTTAAAACTAATCTTTTCCCTCTCAACAATGGAGGGTTCTATGAATCCTGTTTTGGCACCAGGAACTCTGCACAAAGAATAATCTTATCCTATGAGTTGAGCTAGGGAGACATGTCAGATAGAAGATTTTCTTAATGGGATTCACTCACACTTTCCATGACATATGTTTCCTGGTTTAAGTAAAATGTAACAAGTGGCATGTGTgggtttcatatatatttataccatttttctcaaataatcatgaatggatattaCAGCTTTCCCTGTGTGAACTTCTGCACTTAAGATAGCTCCTTTATTTCTGATCAATGGAAAAACAAGTAATAAGATGGAATCTCTATTATGATTAGTATTGTTCTGTTTCTAATCTCACGCCTTGctttaagtgttttacatatattatctcataaaAATTCCATATATCCTTGCAAGTAAATAGTGGTatgaaggaaactgaggaaccCTGGTGAATTTATTCAATATTTGCCCAGGGTTACATCTCTAATAAATGACAGAGTCCACATTTGGTTGACTCTAAATTCATGTTCTCTTTTATACCCTGCGGATTTCTTACTTAATCTCATATGACTATAAGGTAACCTGCAtgagtttattttcctttgaaataggAGAAGGTGAGGTTTGTAAAGCCCAATACTGATGTGCAGGATGACGCCCAAATGGAAGAAGACAATTTCTAGAACATTATTTCTAAAACTGTTATGAAAGACATCTCCCAGAACATAAGTTTCAGGAGGATGGGGACCTGGTCTATTTTGTTCTCCACTGTATCCCTTTTGCTTAGAACATGGAGCAGCACATAgttaagtgctgaataaatatttgtaaaataaataaatgctaagagaggagaaaaaggttTTGTACACTAGATCCACCAAAGACTGGTGGAAGCTGTAGTAAAGAAGTCATTTAAGCAAATTTTTCTCAAAGTTATACAATAATAAATTAGTTTCTTCCTTTATTCAGGAAAGAATAAGTCATCAATGCTCTCTCTTATTTTAGCTCAGGACATGAAAAAGACAGAGGGAGGTAGGGGACCCACTAATTTTGACTCGGGCACTGTCATAGGCACTCctcatcatttaatttattttattttattattatttttattgggatatagttgttttacaatattgtgttagtttctactgtacagcgaagtggagttctctgtgctatacagcgggttctcattagttatctattttatatgtcttactgcatatatgtcaatcccaatctcccaattcatcccaccccccttccccccttggtgtccatacatttgttccttacatctgtgtctctatttcttccttgcaaaccagttcatctgtaccatttttctagattccacatatatgcattaatatacgatatttgtttttctctttctgacttacttcactctgaaggccagtctcgaggtccatccacgtctctacaaat
Coding sequences within it:
- the PTN gene encoding pleiotrophin isoform X1; protein product: MQTQQYLQQRRKFAAAFLAFIFILAAVDTAEAGKKEKPEKKVKKSDCGEWQWSVCVPTSGDCGLGTREGTRTGAECKQTMKTQRCKIPCNWKKQFGAECKYQFQAWGECDLNTALKTRTGSLKRALHNADCQKTVTISKPCGKLTKPKPQAESKKKKKEGKKQEKMLD
- the PTN gene encoding pleiotrophin isoform X2; protein product: MQTQQYLQQRRKFAAAFLAFIFILAAVDTAEAGKKEKPEKKVKKSDCGEWQWSVCVPTSGDCGLGTREGTRTGAECKQTMKTQRCKIPCNWKKQFGAECKYQFQAWGECDLNTALKTRTGSLKRALHNADCQKTVTISKPCGKLTKPKPQESKKKKKEGKKQEKMLD